A window of the Desulfovibrio sp. UIB00 genome harbors these coding sequences:
- a CDS encoding RNA-binding protein: MSKSIYVGNLPWSATEEQVQDLFAEYGSVLSVKLVSDRDTGRARGFGFVEMEDGEADSAIEALDNFSFGGRTLRVNEAKPRAPRQPRY, from the coding sequence ATGTCTAAGTCCATCTATGTCGGGAACCTTCCTTGGTCTGCCACTGAAGAACAGGTCCAGGACCTTTTTGCCGAATATGGCAGCGTCCTGTCTGTGAAACTTGTTAGCGACAGGGATACCGGCCGTGCCCGCGGCTTTGGCTTTGTGGAAATGGAAGACGGCGAGGCCGACTCCGCCATCGAAGCTTTGGACAACTTCAGCTTTGGCGGTCGCACGCTGCGCGTGAACGAAGCCAAACCCAGAGCCCCGCGCCAGCCCCGCTACTAG